The genome window ATGGCTTTCCGAAAGTGCGCGCAGGGTGTCGATCGCCTCGTCCAGTCGGTCGGACCGGATCATGATTTCCGCACGGCCGATCTCGGCGGCAGCGAAGGCCGGATCGTCCTCGGGAATGCCTTCCGAGGCCTCGATGGCGAGCTCGTACTGTCCCAGCTCGTCGAGAAGGGCTGAATTGAGTAGGATCGCCTCGACATGGTCTGGCCGAAGATAGGTCACGGTCCGCCCGTAGAGCAGGGTGAAGGCCGGAGACGCCTCTGACACCAAGATGTTGCCGATATCGAACGCGGTCTCGGCCATGCCTTCCACGGCATCGCGGGCGATCGTGTAGTCGATCGTCTCGCCGGCTTGCAGGCGATCCCGCAATGCACTCAGCGGCTCGTCGAGGGTGCCGTTGCCGAATGCTTCCTCGATCGTGGCGATGGCCTCGTCCGGCCGGCCGAGCTGACTGAGGATCTGTGCATGTGCGACGGTTCCGCGCCTCGTGAGAGACAACGCGCCGTCCGCGAGAAGCGCCTCGGCGTCTTCGAACCGCTCGAGCGACGCAAGGGCGAGCGCCTTGTGATAGCGACCGAAGGCCGCGAGGCCCTGTTGACCGGCAACGGCGTCGAAGGCGGCAAGCGCCGCGTCGGTCTGCCCGTCGCCCAGAAGCGTCCAGGCACGTGCGAGCCCGTCGAAGAGCGATCCGACGCTGAGACCGGCTTCCATGTCCTCGAGCGTGCGTGACCATTCACCCTCGCGCGTCTGCTGGGCGAGGGTGGCCAGGTTGGCGAGCTGCGAGGTTCCTCCGGCCTGTGTCAGGCGGCTCGCGATCGCCGCGGCCTCGTCGATCTCGCCAAGCGAGATATGCGAGGCGGCAAGCTGTTCGAGGATCGCGTAATCGTTCGGATCGCCGGCAAGGGCCTGCGCGAGATAGCGTGAC of Palleronia sp. LCG004 contains these proteins:
- a CDS encoding tetratricopeptide repeat protein, whose protein sequence is MFRPLLLATALGLMAQTATAEVNPGAYLAGRQAQTTNDYREASRYLAQALAGDPNDYAILEQLAASHISLGEIDEAAAIASRLTQAGGTSQLANLATLAQQTREGEWSRTLEDMEAGLSVGSLFDGLARAWTLLGDGQTDAALAAFDAVAGQQGLAAFGRYHKALALASLERFEDAEALLADGALSLTRRGTVAHAQILSQLGRPDEAIATIEEAFGNGTLDEPLSALRDRLQAGETIDYTIARDAVEGMAETAFDIGNILVSEASPAFTLLYGRTVTYLRPDHVEAILLNSALLDELGQYELAIEASEGIPEDDPAFAAAEIGRAEIMIRSDRLDEAIDTLRALSESHPSRAPILMALADALREDDRTEEANAVYTDALEAFGDDDPSRWIALFSRAVTYERLDEWSEAEADFRAALEVNPDSPIVLNYLGYSMLERGEDYDEALSLIERAVAARPDSGFIVDSLGWGLYRLGRFDEAVEPMERAVELMPVDPVVNDHLGDVYWMVGRKLEARFQWQRALSFVDNDQNDEVEPDRIRRKLEIGLDRVIDEEEGTPLIVNDGG